A region of Deltaproteobacteria bacterium DNA encodes the following proteins:
- a CDS encoding M20 family peptidase, with protein sequence MNACVQRLARLIAYHTENPGGDEVAICSYLAGELRARGCDAARVVRVPRTRDGRPQMGAYVFARWGTPRTLVNVHVDTVPANTGWTADPWTARVSDGRVVGLGAADTKGAIAALLTALDRRSPRDFGVLFSGDEERGGTCIRAFLASEDARAVERAIVCEPTGRLAGVRHRGIVGQRARVAGRGGHSSAADRLPKPIVTLAHLAIALDDLGRAALDDGPDDMKGICLNVASLDGGVAFNVVPDAATLTWSLRPPPGFDMERWRAAVRARAAAIDPAIDIDTFVDNPPFDAGDTGWIRTLLGNRVRALAPLQFWTEAAEFVRAGMAAVVVGPGAIEQAHAADEYVTVDDLEWAVDLFAHVLEQARAPE encoded by the coding sequence ATGAACGCCTGCGTACAACGGCTGGCCCGCCTGATCGCGTATCACACGGAGAATCCCGGCGGGGACGAGGTCGCCATCTGCAGCTACCTGGCGGGCGAGCTGCGCGCGCGCGGCTGCGATGCCGCGCGCGTGGTCCGCGTGCCGCGAACGCGCGACGGCCGACCGCAGATGGGCGCCTACGTGTTCGCCCGCTGGGGCACGCCTCGCACGCTCGTCAACGTTCACGTCGACACGGTGCCAGCCAACACCGGCTGGACCGCCGACCCGTGGACTGCGCGAGTCTCGGACGGCCGGGTCGTCGGCCTCGGCGCCGCGGACACCAAAGGGGCGATCGCGGCCCTGCTCACCGCACTCGACCGCCGCTCGCCGCGCGACTTCGGCGTGTTGTTCAGCGGCGACGAGGAGCGCGGCGGCACCTGCATTCGCGCGTTCCTCGCCAGCGAGGACGCGCGCGCGGTCGAGCGCGCCATCGTCTGCGAGCCCACCGGGCGCCTCGCCGGCGTCCGCCACCGCGGCATCGTGGGCCAGCGCGCGCGAGTCGCCGGGCGCGGAGGCCACTCGTCGGCCGCGGACCGCCTGCCCAAGCCGATCGTAACCCTCGCGCACCTCGCGATCGCGCTCGACGACCTCGGACGCGCCGCGCTCGACGACGGGCCGGACGACATGAAGGGCATCTGTCTGAACGTCGCGAGCCTCGACGGCGGCGTCGCGTTCAACGTCGTCCCGGATGCCGCAACGCTCACGTGGTCGCTGCGCCCGCCGCCGGGCTTCGACATGGAGCGGTGGCGTGCGGCGGTACGCGCGCGCGCCGCCGCCATCGACCCGGCCATCGACATCGACACGTTCGTCGACAACCCGCCGTTCGACGCCGGCGACACGGGTTGGATCCGGACTCTCCTCGGCAACCGGGTCCGCGCGCTCGCGCCGCTGCAGTTTTGGACGGAGGCCGCCGAGTTCGTGCGCGCCGGCATGGCGGCCGTCGTCGTCGGTCCCGGCGCAATCGAGCAAGCCCATGCGGCCGACGAATACGTGACGGTGGACGACCTCGAATGGGCCGTCGACCTGTTCGCACACGTGCTGGAGCAGGCTCGTGCGCCCGAGTGA
- a CDS encoding uridine kinase, with protein sequence MSKLVTGDGRTHIESKLMRESLQDRGVVAGTDSSEDLKIFPDVALVSIGGQSIFDRGRDAIVPLAEELGALHASRKHKIIVGVGGGTRVRHTAAVALDLGIPTGGIAQLVGAMEELNAIMLNTLLAKHGSTTMPRDHFWDLPLYFSAGILPIVISVPPYHFWEPPAREGALPEHGSDFGLFQIAEVLALGKLIYVKDEDGLYDKDPKKHDDAVLIRKTTLAEILANPPLESILDRAVFEQWRDAKNVKRIQIVNGLVPGQLTAALEGEDVGTVITKE encoded by the coding sequence ATGAGCAAACTGGTGACCGGCGACGGCCGGACCCACATCGAATCGAAACTGATGCGCGAATCGCTGCAGGACCGCGGCGTGGTCGCCGGCACCGACAGCAGCGAGGATCTCAAGATCTTCCCGGACGTCGCCCTCGTGAGCATCGGCGGCCAGAGCATCTTCGACCGCGGGCGCGACGCGATCGTCCCGCTGGCCGAGGAACTTGGCGCCCTTCACGCGTCGCGCAAGCACAAGATTATCGTCGGTGTCGGCGGCGGCACCCGCGTGCGTCACACCGCCGCGGTGGCGCTCGATCTCGGCATCCCGACCGGCGGCATCGCCCAGCTCGTCGGCGCGATGGAGGAACTCAACGCCATCATGCTCAACACGCTGCTGGCCAAGCACGGTTCCACCACGATGCCGCGCGACCACTTCTGGGATCTGCCCCTGTACTTCTCCGCCGGCATCCTGCCGATCGTGATCTCCGTGCCGCCGTATCACTTCTGGGAACCACCGGCGCGCGAGGGCGCCCTGCCCGAGCACGGCTCGGACTTCGGTCTGTTCCAGATCGCGGAGGTGCTCGCCCTCGGCAAGCTCATCTACGTCAAGGACGAGGACGGCCTGTACGACAAGGATCCCAAGAAACACGACGACGCCGTGCTCATCCGCAAGACGACGCTCGCCGAGATCCTGGCGAACCCGCCCCTCGAGTCGATCCTCGACCGCGCCGTGTTCGAGCAGTGGCGCGACGCGAAGAACGTCAAACGCATTCAGATCGTAAACGGCCTCGTGCCCGGCCAGCTCACCGCTGCGCTCGAAGGAGAGGACGTCGGCACCGTCATCACCAAGGAGTGA